A stretch of the Flavobacteriales bacterium genome encodes the following:
- the accC gene encoding acetyl-CoA carboxylase biotin carboxylase subunit — translation MKKILIANRGEIALRVMRSAKEMGIKTVAIYSEADRLSPHVSYADEAVCVGAPPSSESYLNVEKIIETCKNLEVDAIHPGYGFLSENADFARRLVKENIILIGPSAEAMEMMGDKLKAKATVKAFDVPMVPGTDEKIADLEEAKSIAQNIGYPILIKAAAGGGGKGMRVVEQAKDFEEQMKLAVSEALSSFGDGSVFIERYVGSPRHIEIQVLADTHGNVVHLFERECSIQRRHQKVIEEAPSAVLTPEIREAMGQCAVNVAKSCDYVGAGTVEFLLDENKEFYFLEMNTRLQVEHPVTEMITGVDLVKEQIKIAQGHSLSFTQDDLSIQGHALEVRVYAEDPMNNFAPDIGTLKRYVLPDSVGVRLDNGFEEGMEIPIFYDSMLSKLITYGKDREEAISRMKRAIMDYTVAGVKTTLPFALFVMDHPNFVNGDFDTHFVKTHFTDPSVLDQSCEEEAEIAALLARHLQTQSPSLSSGGVQTEHISNWKKNRR, via the coding sequence ATGAAAAAAATATTAATCGCAAACAGAGGAGAAATAGCTTTACGTGTGATGCGTTCTGCTAAGGAAATGGGTATTAAAACGGTTGCTATATATTCTGAAGCCGATCGTTTATCGCCACACGTTAGCTATGCCGATGAGGCCGTATGTGTAGGTGCACCACCATCATCTGAGTCCTATCTTAATGTTGAAAAAATCATTGAGACATGCAAAAATCTAGAGGTTGATGCAATTCATCCTGGATATGGTTTTTTATCTGAAAATGCTGATTTTGCTAGACGATTAGTTAAGGAAAACATTATTCTCATAGGTCCTTCAGCAGAGGCTATGGAGATGATGGGCGATAAGCTCAAAGCCAAAGCTACTGTAAAAGCTTTTGATGTGCCTATGGTGCCCGGCACTGATGAAAAGATTGCAGATTTAGAAGAAGCTAAATCTATTGCACAAAATATAGGATATCCTATACTTATTAAAGCTGCTGCAGGTGGCGGTGGTAAGGGAATGCGAGTTGTAGAACAAGCCAAAGATTTTGAAGAACAGATGAAATTGGCTGTAAGCGAAGCCCTATCTTCTTTTGGTGATGGCTCGGTCTTTATAGAACGATATGTGGGTTCGCCAAGACATATAGAAATACAAGTATTAGCCGATACACACGGTAATGTTGTACACCTTTTTGAAAGAGAATGCTCAATTCAGCGTCGCCATCAGAAAGTTATTGAAGAAGCCCCGTCGGCAGTACTTACCCCAGAAATTCGTGAAGCCATGGGACAATGTGCTGTTAATGTGGCTAAATCTTGCGACTATGTTGGTGCTGGAACAGTAGAGTTTTTACTCGATGAAAATAAAGAGTTCTATTTTCTAGAAATGAATACTAGACTACAAGTTGAACACCCCGTTACAGAAATGATTACTGGTGTGGATTTGGTCAAAGAACAAATTAAAATTGCTCAAGGTCATTCACTGTCTTTTACTCAAGACGATTTGTCCATTCAAGGACATGCCCTAGAAGTAAGAGTATATGCAGAAGACCCTATGAATAATTTTGCGCCTGATATCGGTACACTAAAGCGTTACGTCCTACCTGATAGTGTAGGTGTTAGATTAGACAATGGTTTTGAGGAAGGTATGGAAATCCCCATTTTTTATGACTCTATGCTATCCAAACTAATAACTTATGGTAAAGATAGGGAAGAAGCTATCTCTAGAATGAAAAGAGCTATTATGGATTATACTGTTGCTGGAGTCAAGACTACTTTACCTTTTGCTTTATTTGTGATGGATCATCCTAATTTCGTTAATGGTGATTTTGACACCCATTTTGTAAAAACTCATTTCACAGACCCTTCTGTTTTAGATCAGAGTTGTGAAGAAGAAGCTGAAATAGCAGCACTATTAGCTAGACATTTGCAAACACAAAGCCCTTCGCTGAGTTCGGGTGGTGTGCAAACTGAACACATAAGTAATTGGAAGAAAAATAGAAGGTAA
- a CDS encoding sugar transferase, whose product MKNNLLHTLKYIGIDIISASLAWLLFMYYRVVYLDESLFVLKPEYILNMSIISLCWLTFYSLLGQYNAIYRKSRLKEISQIFMATLIGVTVIFFAVLLDDFIINYKQYYTSFIALFCFHFVITSFFRLLLTTRTAIRIHNKVIGFNTLIIGSNEKAELLFKELESEQKSSGHILLGFLNVDSKKSHLLDQYIPHLGSFEQAKQIIKDKAIEDVIIAIESSEHHKIERILNELETINVYVKIIPDMYDILSGSVKMNSILGTPLIEIKQKLLPQWEFVVKRFLDYLFSLLAIILLSPFMILTAIAVKLSSAGAIIYKQERIGQYGKKFNIYKFRSMYEDAEKEGPKLSSKTDSRITPWGRVMRRIRLDETPQFFNVLFGHMSFVGPRPERDFFANQLIKKAPHYKHIYRVKPGITSWGMVKFGYAENIDEMLERLKYDILYIENMSLLIDLKIMIHTVLIIMQGRGK is encoded by the coding sequence ATGAAGAATAACCTTCTACATACGCTTAAATACATTGGTATAGACATTATTAGTGCATCTTTAGCTTGGTTGTTGTTCATGTATTACAGAGTAGTGTATTTAGATGAATCTCTTTTTGTACTAAAACCAGAGTATATTTTAAATATGTCCATCATTAGTCTTTGTTGGCTAACATTTTATTCTTTACTCGGGCAATACAACGCTATTTATCGTAAATCTAGACTTAAAGAAATTAGTCAGATTTTTATGGCTACATTAATTGGAGTAACCGTTATTTTCTTTGCTGTACTTCTAGACGATTTCATCATCAACTACAAACAATATTATACCTCATTCATTGCATTATTTTGTTTTCACTTTGTCATTACATCTTTTTTCAGACTTCTTTTAACTACTAGAACTGCTATAAGAATTCATAACAAAGTTATTGGCTTTAATACCCTAATAATTGGAAGTAATGAAAAGGCAGAACTTTTATTCAAAGAGTTAGAAAGCGAACAAAAATCAAGTGGTCATATACTATTGGGCTTTCTAAATGTAGATAGTAAAAAAAGTCACTTGCTAGACCAATACATTCCTCATTTAGGAAGTTTCGAACAAGCCAAACAAATAATTAAGGACAAAGCTATTGAAGATGTTATCATAGCTATCGAGTCATCCGAACACCACAAAATTGAGCGTATTCTCAATGAATTAGAAACTATCAATGTATATGTTAAAATCATTCCTGATATGTACGATATACTTTCTGGTAGTGTAAAAATGAATTCTATACTTGGTACGCCTCTCATTGAAATAAAGCAAAAACTGTTACCACAATGGGAGTTTGTAGTCAAACGGTTTTTAGATTACCTATTTTCACTATTAGCAATTATACTATTATCACCATTTATGATATTAACTGCTATAGCTGTTAAATTAAGTTCAGCTGGAGCTATTATCTACAAACAAGAACGAATAGGACAATACGGCAAGAAATTCAATATCTATAAGTTCAGATCAATGTATGAAGATGCTGAAAAAGAAGGCCCCAAACTCTCTAGTAAAACAGATTCAAGAATTACCCCTTGGGGACGTGTGATGAGAAGAATTCGTCTAGATGAAACTCCACAATTTTTTAATGTCTTGTTTGGTCATATGAGTTTTGTAGGCCCTCGACCAGAACGTGACTTTTTCGCCAATCAGCTCATTAAAAAAGCACCACACTACAAACATATTTATAGAGTAAAACCAGGAATTACATCTTGGGGTATGGTAAAATTTGGCTATGCTGAAAATATAGATGAAATGCTCGAAAGATTAAAGTACGACATTCTTTATATCGAAAATATGTCCCTACTTATTGACCTTAAAATAATGATTCACACCGTACTTATCATAATGCAAGGTAGAGGTAAGTAG
- a CDS encoding Gfo/Idh/MocA family oxidoreductase — translation MLKIGVIGAGHLGKIHLKLLLELKDTFEVIGFYDTDRENAKIVNRSFRVKSYKSVELLIEEADVIDIVSPTISHYDCASLAIRSNKHVFIEKPITQTVLEAETLMKLSREAGVKVQVGHVERFNSAFKSAQNYVNQPLFIESHRLAEFNPRGTDVPVVLDLMIHDLDIVLKLVNSSVKSVQASGVSVVSDTPDIANARIEFNNGCVCNLTASRMSLKNMRKSRVFQKDAYISIDYLEKKTEVIRLKNIKPSEEIDPLAVVLDLGKGKRKKQIYFENPKIEENNAIKDEFISFANAINQDIEPEVSITDGLRALELAVVILEKMKLNHQLNVV, via the coding sequence ATGTTGAAAATAGGAGTTATCGGTGCTGGTCACTTAGGAAAAATACATTTGAAATTACTTTTAGAGTTGAAAGATACTTTTGAAGTCATCGGATTTTATGACACCGATAGAGAAAATGCTAAAATTGTAAACCGTTCTTTTAGAGTAAAATCTTATAAATCTGTAGAACTCCTCATTGAAGAAGCTGATGTTATTGATATTGTCTCGCCAACTATTTCTCACTACGACTGCGCTAGTTTAGCTATTCGTTCGAACAAGCACGTCTTTATTGAAAAGCCCATTACTCAAACCGTTCTAGAAGCAGAAACTCTGATGAAACTTTCTAGAGAGGCAGGTGTAAAAGTACAAGTTGGGCATGTTGAACGTTTTAATTCGGCTTTCAAATCAGCTCAAAACTATGTCAATCAGCCCTTATTCATAGAATCTCACAGATTAGCAGAATTTAATCCTAGAGGTACCGATGTACCTGTAGTGCTAGACCTGATGATTCACGATTTGGATATCGTTTTGAAATTGGTTAATTCTTCTGTAAAAAGCGTACAAGCCTCTGGAGTTTCTGTCGTAAGTGATACTCCAGACATTGCCAATGCTAGAATAGAATTTAACAACGGCTGCGTATGTAATCTTACTGCAAGTAGAATGTCTCTTAAAAACATGCGTAAAAGCCGTGTTTTTCAAAAAGACGCCTACATATCTATCGATTACCTTGAAAAGAAAACAGAGGTTATCCGACTTAAAAACATCAAACCATCTGAAGAAATTGACCCTTTAGCAGTAGTCCTAGACCTAGGCAAAGGAAAAAGAAAAAAGCAAATCTATTTTGAAAACCCTAAGATAGAAGAAAATAATGCCATCAAAGATGAATTCATCAGCTTTGCTAATGCTATCAATCAAGATATTGAACCTGAAGTATCCATTACAGATGGATTAAGAGCCTTAGAATTGGCAGTAGTCATTCTTGAAAAAATGAAATTAAACCATCAATTGAATGTGGTGTAA
- a CDS encoding protein-L-isoaspartate(D-aspartate) O-methyltransferase, whose product MNDNFRHQGLRLKLVEVLREKGIKDEKVLMAISKIPRHLFIDKAFLEFAYQDKAFPIGAGQTISHPYTVAYQTELLDVKAREKVLEVGTGSGYQTAVLLELKAQVFSIERQKELYRKTKDFLPKLGYQTMFFYGDGYKGLEKFAPFDKIIVTAGAPFIPEDLLNQLKVGGRMVIPVGGADTQKMILITKTSENDIEQKVLGDFSFVPLLRKKSQ is encoded by the coding sequence ATGAATGATAATTTTAGACATCAAGGCTTACGTCTCAAGCTAGTTGAAGTGCTGCGAGAAAAAGGAATTAAAGATGAAAAGGTATTGATGGCAATTTCCAAAATCCCTAGACACTTGTTTATTGATAAAGCCTTTCTAGAATTTGCTTACCAAGATAAGGCCTTTCCTATTGGTGCAGGTCAGACTATTTCTCATCCATATACGGTAGCATATCAAACCGAATTATTGGATGTAAAAGCTCGTGAGAAAGTACTTGAAGTGGGTACGGGTTCTGGTTACCAAACTGCTGTTTTGTTAGAGCTCAAAGCTCAAGTGTTTAGTATAGAAAGGCAAAAAGAATTGTACCGTAAGACTAAGGATTTTTTACCAAAGCTAGGCTATCAAACCATGTTCTTTTATGGAGATGGTTATAAAGGACTTGAAAAGTTTGCCCCTTTTGATAAAATAATAGTTACTGCAGGTGCTCCCTTCATTCCAGAAGATTTATTAAATCAATTGAAAGTTGGAGGTAGAATGGTTATACCAGTAGGTGGTGCTGATACTCAGAAAATGATATTAATCACCAAAACCTCTGAAAACGACATAGAACAAAAGGTTTTGGGTGATTTTTCATTTGTGCCTTTATTGCGTAAAAAGAGCCAATAG
- a CDS encoding 3-hydroxybutyryl-CoA dehydrogenase yields the protein MKHIGVIGAGTMGNGIAHVFAQSGYSVRLIDLSEKALEKALATISKNLDRMVAKEKISEADKTNTLNNIETFTDMSSAVKGLDLVVEAATENMDIKLKIFSQLDELCDEQTILGSNTSSISITKIASATQRADKVIGMHFMNPVPVMKLVEVIRGYATSDEVTNTIMEVSKSLNKVPVEVNDYPGFVANRILMPMINEAIITLHEGVAGVEEIDTVMMLGMAHPMGPLHLADFIGLDVCLSILEVMHDGFGNPKYAPCPLLVNMVTAGKLGVKSGEGFYDYSEGPRNKKLSAQFSR from the coding sequence ATGAAACATATTGGTGTTATTGGTGCTGGAACAATGGGTAATGGTATTGCTCATGTATTTGCTCAAAGTGGATATAGCGTTCGCTTGATAGATTTGTCAGAGAAAGCCTTAGAAAAAGCATTGGCTACTATTTCTAAAAATCTAGACAGAATGGTGGCTAAGGAGAAAATTTCAGAAGCCGACAAAACAAATACTCTAAACAACATAGAAACCTTTACCGATATGTCTTCTGCTGTAAAAGGTTTGGATTTGGTGGTGGAAGCCGCTACCGAAAATATGGATATTAAGCTTAAAATATTCTCTCAATTGGATGAGTTGTGTGATGAGCAGACCATTTTAGGTTCAAACACATCTTCTATTTCTATTACTAAAATTGCATCTGCTACCCAACGTGCTGACAAGGTTATCGGTATGCACTTTATGAATCCTGTGCCAGTAATGAAGTTGGTGGAGGTAATTCGTGGTTATGCTACATCTGATGAAGTGACAAATACCATAATGGAAGTTTCCAAATCCTTAAATAAAGTCCCTGTTGAAGTAAACGATTATCCGGGTTTTGTTGCCAATCGTATTTTGATGCCTATGATTAATGAAGCTATTATTACGCTACACGAGGGCGTGGCTGGGGTAGAGGAAATTGATACCGTAATGATGTTAGGTATGGCACACCCTATGGGGCCATTGCATTTAGCTGATTTCATTGGTTTAGACGTTTGCTTGTCTATTTTAGAAGTGATGCACGATGGCTTTGGTAATCCAAAATATGCCCCTTGTCCATTATTAGTCAATATGGTAACGGCGGGTAAATTAGGGGTCAAGTCTGGTGAAGGCTTTTACGATTATTCTGAAGGACCTAGAAACAAAAAGCTATCGGCTCAGTTTTCGAGATAA
- a CDS encoding DUF4294 domain-containing protein: MKVLVFILCFPLVALCQKDTFLIKEMYYKDKDTLILADIEEIEILHFKNREDERYFRRLQYKTLKVYPYAKLAAEQLDSIQTQLELIPKRRKRKAYIKATEQWVKEDLAPELKKLSRWEGRILSKLIYRETNISTYQIVKDLKGGFHAFFWQGMAKLYDNNLKTPYQPQSVEEDKWIEYIIVDAKKKGIIE, translated from the coding sequence TTTCCTTTAGTAGCTCTTTGCCAAAAAGATACTTTTCTGATAAAGGAAATGTATTACAAAGATAAAGACACCCTCATATTAGCTGATATTGAAGAAATTGAAATTTTACATTTTAAAAACCGTGAAGACGAAAGGTATTTTAGACGGCTTCAATACAAAACCCTCAAAGTCTATCCTTATGCTAAACTAGCCGCAGAACAATTGGACAGCATACAAACTCAATTAGAACTTATCCCCAAAAGAAGAAAACGCAAAGCCTATATCAAAGCCACAGAACAATGGGTCAAAGAAGATTTAGCACCAGAATTAAAAAAATTATCCCGTTGGGAAGGACGCATACTCTCTAAGCTGATTTATAGAGAAACCAACATCAGCACCTATCAAATAGTCAAGGATTTAAAAGGCGGTTTCCATGCCTTCTTTTGGCAAGGAATGGCAAAACTGTACGACAACAACCTTAAAACACCCTACCAACCCCAAAGTGTAGAAGAAGATAAATGGATAGAATACATCATTGTAGATGCAAAGAAAAAAGGGATAATCGAGTGA